In Alosa sapidissima isolate fAloSap1 chromosome 11, fAloSap1.pri, whole genome shotgun sequence, a single window of DNA contains:
- the LOC121724527 gene encoding neuronal cell adhesion molecule-like isoform X4, translating to MGRSSCRRMPVVATGRMTTAAGLLLVFLSHMVAPLEVPLDLPQPPTITHESPKDYIVDPRENIVIRCEAKGKPHPSFSWTRNGTHFDIDKDPKVNMKPHSGTLVIDISGKDKAEAYEGVYQCTAHNEHGTAVSNNIVVRQSRSPLWSKESNPPFVVQEGASLVLKCRPPAGLPPPIIFWMDNNFQRLSLSRRVSQGLNGDLYFSNVEMSDSRSDYICYARFPRTQTIQQKQPITVRVVNMDAINETWPGFLNETDFFGDGQTEERRPSFQVPSGPSSSMMVLRGQLLEMECIAEGLPTPEITWSKVSGELPSNRATYLNFHKTLRIAAVTEADSGQYRCTAKNTLGSIHHVITVTVKAAPYWIEAPQNLVLAPREKGQLICRASGNPKPSVSWFMDGLPIHNAPEDSRRKVEGDTIMFEDVVSGSSAVYQCNASNEHGYLLANAFVNVLSEPPRMLTPPNKVYQVIMNQQAALECYSFGSPIPKITWFKENHTNAALEGDPYIFYDNGTLVIPVAQATSSGKYTCVALNMLGKSDNHVHLEVKEPTRILKQPEYKVVQRNRDVVFECPVKHDPSLIPTMIWLKDNGELPDDERFVVDSDSLTITKVTESDAGTYTCIMNTTLDQDSASADLRVVEQPDPPSDLELTDQKPRSVQLTWIPGDDHNSPIKRFLIQYEDSLHDRGSWHNLTEVPGTTTTAHLKLSPFVHYKFRVMALNDVGYSLPSPSSRHYKTRAAAPDVNPTGVEGLGTQPDNLVIHWKPLTGLQSNGPGLQYVVYWRQKYVDEDWHSVKVANVSKFTVQGTPTFTPYEVKVQAVNEHGSGPEPLPFTAYSGEDLPKAAPDNVQVQVINSTLAHVHWESVPLSSVRGHLKGYKVYYSRKGSLHNHSPHHSEQQVLTFSGNRTHGKLPGLHPFSRYALNVRVYNGRGEGPASSDEDFETPEGVPGHPAFLRVVNPSLDSLTLEWGPPHDRNGRLTGYTLKYQPVNNSNELGPLKEVTVAANETSFTLPNLKYSTRYKFYFNAKTQKGPGPTITQEAVTVIDEGHPEPPPPHPHPLSPTSQSERHPHHTARPAVPVSWNVSSSLVEDGALISWEYWGPEKSVYVEYVEDSNEEKRKRELVNGSQSYVLKGLKEGLAYRVRVVAWGHADQMVHSSEEIWVTVPAMASRQVDIATQGWFIGLMCAIALLILVLLIVCFIKRNKGGKYPVKEKEDAHADPEIQPMKDEDCTFGEYSDHDDHKPLRGSRTPSNGTVKRDDSDDSLVDYGDGGDGQFNEDGSFIGQYSGRKERDTAECVESSEAPSPVNAMNSFV from the exons TACCGCAGCCACCCACCATAACCCACGAGTCCCCGAAAGACTACATCGTGGACCCACGGGAGAACATCGTCATCCGCTGTGAAGCCAAAGGAAAGCCCCATCCTAG CTTCTCGTGGACGAGGAACGGGACGCATTTCGACATCGACAAGGACCCAAAAGTGAACATGAAGCCCCACTCAGGCACACTGGTCATCGACATCAGCGGCAAGGACAAAGCCGAGGCGTACGAGGGGGTGTACCAGTGCACGGCCCACAACGAGCACGGGACTGCAGTTTCCAACAACATCGTCGTACGCCAGTCCA GGTCCCCCTTGTGGTCAAAGGAGAGTAATCCACCATTCGTAGTGCAGGAAGGGGCATCGCTGGTCCTGAAGTGCAGACCGCCCGCTGGACTGCCCCCACCCATCATCTTCTGGATGGACAACA ACTTCCAGAGGCTGTCGCTCAGCCGGCGTGTGTCTCAGGGCCTGAATGGGGATCTGTATTTCTCCAACGTGGAGATGTCGGACTCGCGCAGCGACTACATCTGCTACGCCCGCTTCCCCCGCACGCAGACCATCCAGCAGAAGCAGCCCATCACCGTGCGCGTGGTCAACA TGGATGCAATCAATGAAACATGGCCAGGTTTTTTGAATgagactgatttttttggtg ACGGGCAGACGGAAGAGCGCCGTCCATCCTTCCAGGTGCCGTCGGGCCCCAGCAGCTCCATGATGGTCCTGCGAGGGCAGCTTCTGGAGATGGAGTGCATCGCTGAAGGCCT gccCACTCCTGAGATTACCTGGTCCAAGGTCAGTGGGGAGTTGCCCAGCAACCGGGCCACCTACCTCAACTTCCACAAGACGCTGCGCATAGCGGCCGTGACGGAGGCGGACTCTGGCCAGTACCGCTGCACGGCCAAGAACACGCTGGGCTCCATCCACCACGTCATCACCGTCACTGTTAAAG CGGCTCCCTACTGGATTGAGGCTCCTCAGAACCTGGTGCTGGCCCCCAGGGAGAAAGGCCAGTTGATCTGCCGCGCCAGTGGCAACCCCAAGCCCTCCGTCAGCTGGTTCATGGACGGCCTGCCCATCCACA aTGCTCCGGAGGACTCCCGCAGGAAGGTGGAGGGCGACACCATTATGTTTGAGGACGTGGTGAGCGGCTCCAGTGCTGTGTACCAGTGCAACGCCTCCAACGAGCATGGCTATCTGCTGGCCAACGCTTTCGTCAATGTGCTGT CCGAGCCCCCCAGGATGCTGACCCCACCCAACAAAGTGTACCAGGTCATCATGAACCAGCAGGCCGCACTGGAGTGCTACTCATTTGGCTCCCCCATACCCAAAATcacatg GTTTAAGGAGAACCATACCAATGCTGCCCTGGAGGGCGACCCCTACATCTTCTATGATAACGGCACGCTAGTGATCCCAGTGGCCCAGGCCACGAGCAGTGGCAAGTACACCTGTGTGGCCCTAAACATGCTGGGCAAATCAGACAATCACGTCCACCTGGAGGTCAAAG AGCCGACCCGTATCTTGAAGCAGCCCGAGTATAAAGTGGTGCAGAGGAACCGAGACGTGGTGTTTGAGTGTCCGGTGAAACACGACCCCTCCCTCATCCCCACCATGATCTGGCTGAAGGACAACGGAGAGCTGCCGGACGATGAGAG GTTTGTTGTTGACTCGGACAGTCTGACCATCACCAAGGTGACGGAGAGCGATGCAGGAACGTACACGTGCATCATGAACACCACTCTGGACCAGGACTCCGCCAGCGCTGACCTCAGGGTCGTCG AGCAACCTGACCCCCCCAGTGACCTGGAGCTCACTGACCAGAAGCCGAGGAGCGTGCAGCTGACCTGGATCCCAGGAGATGACCACAACAGCCCCATTAAGA gaTTCCTTATTCAATATGAGGATTCTCTCCATGACCGTGGGAGCTGGCACAACCTGACGGAGGTCCCAGGCACAACGACCACGGCCCACCTCAAGCTGTCTCCCTTTGTCCACTACAAGTTTAGGGTGATGGCTCTGAATGATGTTGGCTACAGCCTCCCCAGCCCGTCCTCCAGACACTACAAAACCAGAGCAGCAG CACCGGATGTAAACCCCACAGGAGTCGAAGGCCTGGGAACTCAACCAGACAACCTAGTTATACACTGGAAG CCACTGACCGGCCTGCAGTCCAACGGCCCCGGGCTTCAGTATGTTGTTTACTGGAGGCAGAAGTATGTGGATGAAGATTGGCACTCGGTAAAAGTAGCCAACGTGTCCAAGTTCACCGTCCAGGGGACCCCGACGTTCACACCCTATGAGGTGAAGGTGCAGGCTGTTAATGAGCACGGCTCTGGACCTGAGCCACTGCCCTTCACCGCATACTCCGGGGAGGACT TGCCAAAGGCAGCCCCTGACAATGTCCAGGTCCAGGTGATTAACAGCACCTTGGCCCATGTGCACTGGGAGTCCGTGCCCCTCAGCTCTGTCCGGGGACACCTCAAAGGCTACAAG GTGTACTACTCGCGCAAGGGCAGTCTGCACAATCACAGTCCGCACCATTCGGAACAACAGGTCCTCACCTTCAGTGGGAACCGGACTCACGGCAAACTGCCCGGTCTGCACCCGTTCAGCCGTTACGCGCTCAACGTCCGCGTGTACAACGGACGAGGAGAAGGACCCGCCAGCAGTGACGAGGACTTTGAGACTCCGGAGGGAG TGCCTGGGCATCCAGCGTTCCTGAGAGTGGTCAACCCCAGCCTGGACTCCCTCACGCTGGAGTGGGGCCCTCCGCACGACCGCAACGGACGGCTGACGGGCTACACGCTGAAATATCAGCCAG TTAATAACAGCAATGAGCTGGGCCCATTGAAGGAGGTCACAGTGGCAGCCAATGAGACAAGCTTCACGCTACCCAACCTCAAGTACAGCACACGCTACAAGTTTTATTTCAATGccaaaacccaaaagggccctGGCCCCACCATCACCCAGGAGGCCGTCACAGTCATCGACGAAG GACACCCagaacccccaccaccacacccacacccactctCCCCAACCTCACAGTCTGAACGCCACCCCCACCACACGG CGCGTCCAGCTGTTCCAGTGTCCTGGAACGTGAGCTCGTCCCTGGTAGAGGACGGAGCTCTTATCAGTTGGGAGTACTGGGGACCCGAAAAGTCAGTTTATGTGGAATATGTAGAAGACA GTAAcgaagaaaagaggaaaagagagcttGTGAATGGCTCGCAGTCCTATGTTCTAAAGGGCCTGAAGGAGGGCCTGGCTTACAGAGTTCGCGTGGTGGCTTGGGGCCACGCTGATCAAATGGTCCACAGTTCGGAAGAAATTTGGGTTACCGTTCCAG CCATGGCCAGCAGGCAGGTGGACATCGCTACACAGGGCTGGTTCATTGGCCTCATGTGTGCCATCGCTCTCCTCATCCTGGTCCTCCTCATCGTCTGCTTCATCAAGAGAAATAAGGGAGGCAAATACCCAG TAAAAGAGAAGGAAGATGCCCATGCTGACCCAGAGATCCAGCCCATGAAAGATGAGGACTGTACTTTTGGAGAGTACAG TGACCATGACGACCATAAACCGTTAAGAGGAAGCCGCACTCCGTCCAATGGGACGGTAAAGAGAGACGACAGTGACGACAGTTTAGTTGACTACGGGGACGGCGGCGACGGACAGTTCAACGAGGACGGCTCGTTTATCGGGCAATATAGCGGCAGGAAGGAGCGGGACACGGCTGAGTGCGTTGAGAGCTCCGAAGCGCCGTCCCCCGTTAACGCCATGAATTCTTTTGTGTAA
- the LOC121724527 gene encoding neuronal cell adhesion molecule-like isoform X7, giving the protein MGRSSCRRMPVVATGRMTTAAGLLLVFLSHMVAPLEVPLDLPQPPTITHESPKDYIVDPRENIVIRCEAKGKPHPSFSWTRNGTHFDIDKDPKVNMKPHSGTLVIDISGKDKAEAYEGVYQCTAHNEHGTAVSNNIVVRQSRSPLWSKESNPPFVVQEGASLVLKCRPPAGLPPPIIFWMDNNFQRLSLSRRVSQGLNGDLYFSNVEMSDSRSDYICYARFPRTQTIQQKQPITVRVVNNGQTEERRPSFQVPSGPSSSMMVLRGQLLEMECIAEGLPTPEITWSKVSGELPSNRATYLNFHKTLRIAAVTEADSGQYRCTAKNTLGSIHHVITVTVKAAPYWIEAPQNLVLAPREKGQLICRASGNPKPSVSWFMDGLPIHNAPEDSRRKVEGDTIMFEDVVSGSSAVYQCNASNEHGYLLANAFVNVLSEPPRMLTPPNKVYQVIMNQQAALECYSFGSPIPKITWFKENHTNAALEGDPYIFYDNGTLVIPVAQATSSGKYTCVALNMLGKSDNHVHLEVKEPTRILKQPEYKVVQRNRDVVFECPVKHDPSLIPTMIWLKDNGELPDDERFVVDSDSLTITKVTESDAGTYTCIMNTTLDQDSASADLRVVEQPDPPSDLELTDQKPRSVQLTWIPGDDHNSPIKRFLIQYEDSLHDRGSWHNLTEVPGTTTTAHLKLSPFVHYKFRVMALNDVGYSLPSPSSRHYKTRAAAPDVNPTGVEGLGTQPDNLVIHWKPLTGLQSNGPGLQYVVYWRQKYVDEDWHSVKVANVSKFTVQGTPTFTPYEVKVQAVNEHGSGPEPLPFTAYSGEDLPKAAPDNVQVQVINSTLAHVHWESVPLSSVRGHLKGYKVYYSRKGSLHNHSPHHSEQQVLTFSGNRTHGKLPGLHPFSRYALNVRVYNGRGEGPASSDEDFETPEGVPGHPAFLRVVNPSLDSLTLEWGPPHDRNGRLTGYTLKYQPVNNSNELGPLKEVTVAANETSFTLPNLKYSTRYKFYFNAKTQKGPGPTITQEAVTVIDEGHPEPPPPHPHPLSPTSQSERHPHHTARPAVPVSWNVSSSLVEDGALISWEYWGPEKSVYVEYVEDSNEEKRKRELVNGSQSYVLKGLKEGLAYRVRVVAWGHADQMVHSSEEIWVTVPAMASRQVDIATQGWFIGLMCAIALLILVLLIVCFIKRNKGGKYPVKEKEDAHADPEIQPMKDEDCTFGEYSDHDDHKPLRGSRTPSNGTVKRDDSDDSLVDYGDGGDGQFNEDGSFIGQYSGRKERDTAECVESSEAPSPVNAMNSFV; this is encoded by the exons TACCGCAGCCACCCACCATAACCCACGAGTCCCCGAAAGACTACATCGTGGACCCACGGGAGAACATCGTCATCCGCTGTGAAGCCAAAGGAAAGCCCCATCCTAG CTTCTCGTGGACGAGGAACGGGACGCATTTCGACATCGACAAGGACCCAAAAGTGAACATGAAGCCCCACTCAGGCACACTGGTCATCGACATCAGCGGCAAGGACAAAGCCGAGGCGTACGAGGGGGTGTACCAGTGCACGGCCCACAACGAGCACGGGACTGCAGTTTCCAACAACATCGTCGTACGCCAGTCCA GGTCCCCCTTGTGGTCAAAGGAGAGTAATCCACCATTCGTAGTGCAGGAAGGGGCATCGCTGGTCCTGAAGTGCAGACCGCCCGCTGGACTGCCCCCACCCATCATCTTCTGGATGGACAACA ACTTCCAGAGGCTGTCGCTCAGCCGGCGTGTGTCTCAGGGCCTGAATGGGGATCTGTATTTCTCCAACGTGGAGATGTCGGACTCGCGCAGCGACTACATCTGCTACGCCCGCTTCCCCCGCACGCAGACCATCCAGCAGAAGCAGCCCATCACCGTGCGCGTGGTCAACA ACGGGCAGACGGAAGAGCGCCGTCCATCCTTCCAGGTGCCGTCGGGCCCCAGCAGCTCCATGATGGTCCTGCGAGGGCAGCTTCTGGAGATGGAGTGCATCGCTGAAGGCCT gccCACTCCTGAGATTACCTGGTCCAAGGTCAGTGGGGAGTTGCCCAGCAACCGGGCCACCTACCTCAACTTCCACAAGACGCTGCGCATAGCGGCCGTGACGGAGGCGGACTCTGGCCAGTACCGCTGCACGGCCAAGAACACGCTGGGCTCCATCCACCACGTCATCACCGTCACTGTTAAAG CGGCTCCCTACTGGATTGAGGCTCCTCAGAACCTGGTGCTGGCCCCCAGGGAGAAAGGCCAGTTGATCTGCCGCGCCAGTGGCAACCCCAAGCCCTCCGTCAGCTGGTTCATGGACGGCCTGCCCATCCACA aTGCTCCGGAGGACTCCCGCAGGAAGGTGGAGGGCGACACCATTATGTTTGAGGACGTGGTGAGCGGCTCCAGTGCTGTGTACCAGTGCAACGCCTCCAACGAGCATGGCTATCTGCTGGCCAACGCTTTCGTCAATGTGCTGT CCGAGCCCCCCAGGATGCTGACCCCACCCAACAAAGTGTACCAGGTCATCATGAACCAGCAGGCCGCACTGGAGTGCTACTCATTTGGCTCCCCCATACCCAAAATcacatg GTTTAAGGAGAACCATACCAATGCTGCCCTGGAGGGCGACCCCTACATCTTCTATGATAACGGCACGCTAGTGATCCCAGTGGCCCAGGCCACGAGCAGTGGCAAGTACACCTGTGTGGCCCTAAACATGCTGGGCAAATCAGACAATCACGTCCACCTGGAGGTCAAAG AGCCGACCCGTATCTTGAAGCAGCCCGAGTATAAAGTGGTGCAGAGGAACCGAGACGTGGTGTTTGAGTGTCCGGTGAAACACGACCCCTCCCTCATCCCCACCATGATCTGGCTGAAGGACAACGGAGAGCTGCCGGACGATGAGAG GTTTGTTGTTGACTCGGACAGTCTGACCATCACCAAGGTGACGGAGAGCGATGCAGGAACGTACACGTGCATCATGAACACCACTCTGGACCAGGACTCCGCCAGCGCTGACCTCAGGGTCGTCG AGCAACCTGACCCCCCCAGTGACCTGGAGCTCACTGACCAGAAGCCGAGGAGCGTGCAGCTGACCTGGATCCCAGGAGATGACCACAACAGCCCCATTAAGA gaTTCCTTATTCAATATGAGGATTCTCTCCATGACCGTGGGAGCTGGCACAACCTGACGGAGGTCCCAGGCACAACGACCACGGCCCACCTCAAGCTGTCTCCCTTTGTCCACTACAAGTTTAGGGTGATGGCTCTGAATGATGTTGGCTACAGCCTCCCCAGCCCGTCCTCCAGACACTACAAAACCAGAGCAGCAG CACCGGATGTAAACCCCACAGGAGTCGAAGGCCTGGGAACTCAACCAGACAACCTAGTTATACACTGGAAG CCACTGACCGGCCTGCAGTCCAACGGCCCCGGGCTTCAGTATGTTGTTTACTGGAGGCAGAAGTATGTGGATGAAGATTGGCACTCGGTAAAAGTAGCCAACGTGTCCAAGTTCACCGTCCAGGGGACCCCGACGTTCACACCCTATGAGGTGAAGGTGCAGGCTGTTAATGAGCACGGCTCTGGACCTGAGCCACTGCCCTTCACCGCATACTCCGGGGAGGACT TGCCAAAGGCAGCCCCTGACAATGTCCAGGTCCAGGTGATTAACAGCACCTTGGCCCATGTGCACTGGGAGTCCGTGCCCCTCAGCTCTGTCCGGGGACACCTCAAAGGCTACAAG GTGTACTACTCGCGCAAGGGCAGTCTGCACAATCACAGTCCGCACCATTCGGAACAACAGGTCCTCACCTTCAGTGGGAACCGGACTCACGGCAAACTGCCCGGTCTGCACCCGTTCAGCCGTTACGCGCTCAACGTCCGCGTGTACAACGGACGAGGAGAAGGACCCGCCAGCAGTGACGAGGACTTTGAGACTCCGGAGGGAG TGCCTGGGCATCCAGCGTTCCTGAGAGTGGTCAACCCCAGCCTGGACTCCCTCACGCTGGAGTGGGGCCCTCCGCACGACCGCAACGGACGGCTGACGGGCTACACGCTGAAATATCAGCCAG TTAATAACAGCAATGAGCTGGGCCCATTGAAGGAGGTCACAGTGGCAGCCAATGAGACAAGCTTCACGCTACCCAACCTCAAGTACAGCACACGCTACAAGTTTTATTTCAATGccaaaacccaaaagggccctGGCCCCACCATCACCCAGGAGGCCGTCACAGTCATCGACGAAG GACACCCagaacccccaccaccacacccacacccactctCCCCAACCTCACAGTCTGAACGCCACCCCCACCACACGG CGCGTCCAGCTGTTCCAGTGTCCTGGAACGTGAGCTCGTCCCTGGTAGAGGACGGAGCTCTTATCAGTTGGGAGTACTGGGGACCCGAAAAGTCAGTTTATGTGGAATATGTAGAAGACA GTAAcgaagaaaagaggaaaagagagcttGTGAATGGCTCGCAGTCCTATGTTCTAAAGGGCCTGAAGGAGGGCCTGGCTTACAGAGTTCGCGTGGTGGCTTGGGGCCACGCTGATCAAATGGTCCACAGTTCGGAAGAAATTTGGGTTACCGTTCCAG CCATGGCCAGCAGGCAGGTGGACATCGCTACACAGGGCTGGTTCATTGGCCTCATGTGTGCCATCGCTCTCCTCATCCTGGTCCTCCTCATCGTCTGCTTCATCAAGAGAAATAAGGGAGGCAAATACCCAG TAAAAGAGAAGGAAGATGCCCATGCTGACCCAGAGATCCAGCCCATGAAAGATGAGGACTGTACTTTTGGAGAGTACAG TGACCATGACGACCATAAACCGTTAAGAGGAAGCCGCACTCCGTCCAATGGGACGGTAAAGAGAGACGACAGTGACGACAGTTTAGTTGACTACGGGGACGGCGGCGACGGACAGTTCAACGAGGACGGCTCGTTTATCGGGCAATATAGCGGCAGGAAGGAGCGGGACACGGCTGAGTGCGTTGAGAGCTCCGAAGCGCCGTCCCCCGTTAACGCCATGAATTCTTTTGTGTAA
- the LOC121724527 gene encoding neuronal cell adhesion molecule-like isoform X11, which yields MGRSSCRRMPVVATGRMTTAAGLLLVFLSHMVAPLEVPLDLPQPPTITHESPKDYIVDPRENIVIRCEAKGKPHPSFSWTRNGTHFDIDKDPKVNMKPHSGTLVIDISGKDKAEAYEGVYQCTAHNEHGTAVSNNIVVRQSRSPLWSKESNPPFVVQEGASLVLKCRPPAGLPPPIIFWMDNNFQRLSLSRRVSQGLNGDLYFSNVEMSDSRSDYICYARFPRTQTIQQKQPITVRVVNMDAINETWPGFLNETDFFGDGQTEERRPSFQVPSGPSSSMMVLRGQLLEMECIAEGLPTPEITWSKVSGELPSNRATYLNFHKTLRIAAVTEADSGQYRCTAKNTLGSIHHVITVTVKAAPYWIEAPQNLVLAPREKGQLICRASGNPKPSVSWFMDGLPIHNAPEDSRRKVEGDTIMFEDVVSGSSAVYQCNASNEHGYLLANAFVNVLSEPPRMLTPPNKVYQVIMNQQAALECYSFGSPIPKITWFKENHTNAALEGDPYIFYDNGTLVIPVAQATSSGKYTCVALNMLGKSDNHVHLEVKEPTRILKQPEYKVVQRNRDVVFECPVKHDPSLIPTMIWLKDNGELPDDERFVVDSDSLTITKVTESDAGTYTCIMNTTLDQDSASADLRVVEQPDPPSDLELTDQKPRSVQLTWIPGDDHNSPIKRFLIQYEDSLHDRGSWHNLTEVPGTTTTAHLKLSPFVHYKFRVMALNDVGYSLPSPSSRHYKTRAAAPDVNPTGVEGLGTQPDNLVIHWKPLTGLQSNGPGLQYVVYWRQKYVDEDWHSVKVANVSKFTVQGTPTFTPYEVKVQAVNEHGSGPEPLPFTAYSGEDLPKAAPDNVQVQVINSTLAHVHWESVPLSSVRGHLKGYKVYYSRKGSLHNHSPHHSEQQVLTFSGNRTHGKLPGLHPFSRYALNVRVYNGRGEGPASSDEDFETPEGVPGHPAFLRVVNPSLDSLTLEWGPPHDRNGRLTGYTLKYQPVNNSNELGPLKEVTVAANETSFTLPNLKYSTRYKFYFNAKTQKGPGPTITQEAVTVIDEAMASRQVDIATQGWFIGLMCAIALLILVLLIVCFIKRNKGGKYPVKEKEDAHADPEIQPMKDEDCTFGEYSDHDDHKPLRGSRTPSNGTVKRDDSDDSLVDYGDGGDGQFNEDGSFIGQYSGRKERDTAECVESSEAPSPVNAMNSFV from the exons TACCGCAGCCACCCACCATAACCCACGAGTCCCCGAAAGACTACATCGTGGACCCACGGGAGAACATCGTCATCCGCTGTGAAGCCAAAGGAAAGCCCCATCCTAG CTTCTCGTGGACGAGGAACGGGACGCATTTCGACATCGACAAGGACCCAAAAGTGAACATGAAGCCCCACTCAGGCACACTGGTCATCGACATCAGCGGCAAGGACAAAGCCGAGGCGTACGAGGGGGTGTACCAGTGCACGGCCCACAACGAGCACGGGACTGCAGTTTCCAACAACATCGTCGTACGCCAGTCCA GGTCCCCCTTGTGGTCAAAGGAGAGTAATCCACCATTCGTAGTGCAGGAAGGGGCATCGCTGGTCCTGAAGTGCAGACCGCCCGCTGGACTGCCCCCACCCATCATCTTCTGGATGGACAACA ACTTCCAGAGGCTGTCGCTCAGCCGGCGTGTGTCTCAGGGCCTGAATGGGGATCTGTATTTCTCCAACGTGGAGATGTCGGACTCGCGCAGCGACTACATCTGCTACGCCCGCTTCCCCCGCACGCAGACCATCCAGCAGAAGCAGCCCATCACCGTGCGCGTGGTCAACA TGGATGCAATCAATGAAACATGGCCAGGTTTTTTGAATgagactgatttttttggtg ACGGGCAGACGGAAGAGCGCCGTCCATCCTTCCAGGTGCCGTCGGGCCCCAGCAGCTCCATGATGGTCCTGCGAGGGCAGCTTCTGGAGATGGAGTGCATCGCTGAAGGCCT gccCACTCCTGAGATTACCTGGTCCAAGGTCAGTGGGGAGTTGCCCAGCAACCGGGCCACCTACCTCAACTTCCACAAGACGCTGCGCATAGCGGCCGTGACGGAGGCGGACTCTGGCCAGTACCGCTGCACGGCCAAGAACACGCTGGGCTCCATCCACCACGTCATCACCGTCACTGTTAAAG CGGCTCCCTACTGGATTGAGGCTCCTCAGAACCTGGTGCTGGCCCCCAGGGAGAAAGGCCAGTTGATCTGCCGCGCCAGTGGCAACCCCAAGCCCTCCGTCAGCTGGTTCATGGACGGCCTGCCCATCCACA aTGCTCCGGAGGACTCCCGCAGGAAGGTGGAGGGCGACACCATTATGTTTGAGGACGTGGTGAGCGGCTCCAGTGCTGTGTACCAGTGCAACGCCTCCAACGAGCATGGCTATCTGCTGGCCAACGCTTTCGTCAATGTGCTGT CCGAGCCCCCCAGGATGCTGACCCCACCCAACAAAGTGTACCAGGTCATCATGAACCAGCAGGCCGCACTGGAGTGCTACTCATTTGGCTCCCCCATACCCAAAATcacatg GTTTAAGGAGAACCATACCAATGCTGCCCTGGAGGGCGACCCCTACATCTTCTATGATAACGGCACGCTAGTGATCCCAGTGGCCCAGGCCACGAGCAGTGGCAAGTACACCTGTGTGGCCCTAAACATGCTGGGCAAATCAGACAATCACGTCCACCTGGAGGTCAAAG AGCCGACCCGTATCTTGAAGCAGCCCGAGTATAAAGTGGTGCAGAGGAACCGAGACGTGGTGTTTGAGTGTCCGGTGAAACACGACCCCTCCCTCATCCCCACCATGATCTGGCTGAAGGACAACGGAGAGCTGCCGGACGATGAGAG GTTTGTTGTTGACTCGGACAGTCTGACCATCACCAAGGTGACGGAGAGCGATGCAGGAACGTACACGTGCATCATGAACACCACTCTGGACCAGGACTCCGCCAGCGCTGACCTCAGGGTCGTCG AGCAACCTGACCCCCCCAGTGACCTGGAGCTCACTGACCAGAAGCCGAGGAGCGTGCAGCTGACCTGGATCCCAGGAGATGACCACAACAGCCCCATTAAGA gaTTCCTTATTCAATATGAGGATTCTCTCCATGACCGTGGGAGCTGGCACAACCTGACGGAGGTCCCAGGCACAACGACCACGGCCCACCTCAAGCTGTCTCCCTTTGTCCACTACAAGTTTAGGGTGATGGCTCTGAATGATGTTGGCTACAGCCTCCCCAGCCCGTCCTCCAGACACTACAAAACCAGAGCAGCAG CACCGGATGTAAACCCCACAGGAGTCGAAGGCCTGGGAACTCAACCAGACAACCTAGTTATACACTGGAAG CCACTGACCGGCCTGCAGTCCAACGGCCCCGGGCTTCAGTATGTTGTTTACTGGAGGCAGAAGTATGTGGATGAAGATTGGCACTCGGTAAAAGTAGCCAACGTGTCCAAGTTCACCGTCCAGGGGACCCCGACGTTCACACCCTATGAGGTGAAGGTGCAGGCTGTTAATGAGCACGGCTCTGGACCTGAGCCACTGCCCTTCACCGCATACTCCGGGGAGGACT TGCCAAAGGCAGCCCCTGACAATGTCCAGGTCCAGGTGATTAACAGCACCTTGGCCCATGTGCACTGGGAGTCCGTGCCCCTCAGCTCTGTCCGGGGACACCTCAAAGGCTACAAG GTGTACTACTCGCGCAAGGGCAGTCTGCACAATCACAGTCCGCACCATTCGGAACAACAGGTCCTCACCTTCAGTGGGAACCGGACTCACGGCAAACTGCCCGGTCTGCACCCGTTCAGCCGTTACGCGCTCAACGTCCGCGTGTACAACGGACGAGGAGAAGGACCCGCCAGCAGTGACGAGGACTTTGAGACTCCGGAGGGAG TGCCTGGGCATCCAGCGTTCCTGAGAGTGGTCAACCCCAGCCTGGACTCCCTCACGCTGGAGTGGGGCCCTCCGCACGACCGCAACGGACGGCTGACGGGCTACACGCTGAAATATCAGCCAG TTAATAACAGCAATGAGCTGGGCCCATTGAAGGAGGTCACAGTGGCAGCCAATGAGACAAGCTTCACGCTACCCAACCTCAAGTACAGCACACGCTACAAGTTTTATTTCAATGccaaaacccaaaagggccctGGCCCCACCATCACCCAGGAGGCCGTCACAGTCATCGACGAAG CCATGGCCAGCAGGCAGGTGGACATCGCTACACAGGGCTGGTTCATTGGCCTCATGTGTGCCATCGCTCTCCTCATCCTGGTCCTCCTCATCGTCTGCTTCATCAAGAGAAATAAGGGAGGCAAATACCCAG TAAAAGAGAAGGAAGATGCCCATGCTGACCCAGAGATCCAGCCCATGAAAGATGAGGACTGTACTTTTGGAGAGTACAG TGACCATGACGACCATAAACCGTTAAGAGGAAGCCGCACTCCGTCCAATGGGACGGTAAAGAGAGACGACAGTGACGACAGTTTAGTTGACTACGGGGACGGCGGCGACGGACAGTTCAACGAGGACGGCTCGTTTATCGGGCAATATAGCGGCAGGAAGGAGCGGGACACGGCTGAGTGCGTTGAGAGCTCCGAAGCGCCGTCCCCCGTTAACGCCATGAATTCTTTTGTGTAA